The following coding sequences are from one Lipingzhangella halophila window:
- a CDS encoding helix-turn-helix domain-containing protein: MVEQDFRTLLGKAREYAGLTQRQLANKVGTSAASLCRWERGATLPKRDYVELLDSATGSRGKLLRAWQVARDGTPVPEYMKDLSRLEEAAQSIELVSPHLIPGLLQSPGYARLIFEEGLIGSSPRDVDRLVSLRCGRYSQLRKTNDPRVTAIFPQTALAYVPERIRREQAEHLLGLDRVRVHLVPTGTLLWGVTSMLLIFHLLNGETVASSDHVDGNMIYNDPTRMNGLVKQALGAALPADQSLRMIEEML; the protein is encoded by the coding sequence GTGGTGGAACAAGATTTTCGGACACTACTGGGCAAAGCACGTGAGTATGCGGGTTTGACCCAGCGGCAGTTGGCGAACAAGGTCGGTACGTCTGCGGCTTCACTGTGCCGCTGGGAGAGGGGTGCAACCCTCCCGAAACGCGACTATGTCGAGCTGCTGGACAGTGCAACCGGTTCACGGGGCAAGCTACTGCGTGCCTGGCAGGTGGCACGGGACGGGACCCCAGTTCCGGAGTACATGAAAGATCTTTCCCGGCTTGAGGAAGCTGCCCAGTCGATCGAACTCGTCTCCCCGCACTTGATACCGGGGCTGCTGCAGTCTCCCGGCTACGCTCGGTTGATCTTTGAGGAAGGGCTGATAGGCAGCTCTCCCAGGGACGTGGACCGCCTAGTGTCGCTTCGGTGCGGTCGCTACTCCCAGTTGCGCAAGACCAACGATCCTCGTGTTACTGCGATCTTCCCTCAAACCGCCCTGGCATATGTCCCGGAACGCATACGCAGGGAGCAGGCGGAACACCTACTGGGGCTGGATCGGGTCCGGGTGCACCTGGTTCCTACCGGGACATTGTTATGGGGTGTTACGTCAATGTTGCTGATCTTTCATTTGCTGAACGGTGAGACCGTCGCGTCAAGTGACCACGTGGACGGCAATATGATTTACAACGACCCCACTCGTATGAACGGGCTGGTGAAACAGGCGTTGGGTGCGGCACTCCCCGCTGACCAGTCGCTGAGGATGATAGAGGAGATGCTTTGA
- a CDS encoding DUF397 domain-containing protein, with protein MSNQWHKSSYSSSGANCVECRSTDAEVQVRDSQHRDQGHLSFPVAEWQAFVAEASEL; from the coding sequence TTGAGTAACCAGTGGCACAAGTCTTCGTACTCGTCTTCCGGGGCGAACTGTGTCGAGTGCCGCAGCACGGATGCTGAAGTGCAAGTGAGAGACTCACAGCACCGTGATCAGGGTCACCTTTCGTTCCCTGTGGCGGAGTGGCAGGCGTTTGTGGCAGAGGCGAGCGAGCTGTAG